A stretch of Gossypium hirsutum isolate 1008001.06 chromosome A06, Gossypium_hirsutum_v2.1, whole genome shotgun sequence DNA encodes these proteins:
- the LOC107930541 gene encoding kinesin-like protein KIN-7N isoform X1 has protein sequence MAEKICVAVRVRPSISEESPSGTFWKIEDNRISLHKLHGTPISGLSYAFDHVFDESCSNSKVYELLTKDVIHAAVDGFNGTAFAYGQTSSGKTYTMNGSLNDPGIIHRAVNDVFQKIQMISDREFLIRVSYMEIYNEEINDLFAVENQKLPIHESLERGIFVAGLREEIVNNAEQVIKLLESGEVNRHFGETNMNARSSRSHTIFRMVIESKGIDTGSGDYSSSDAIRVSILNLVDLAGSERIAKTGAGGVRLKEGKYINKSLMVLGNVINKLSNGAKQRAHIPYRDSKLTRILQTALGGNAKTSIICTVAPEEVHVEETKGTLQFASRAKRITNCAQVNEILTDAALLKRQQLEIEDLRRKLQGSRSEVLEQEILKLRNDMLKYELEREKLEMELEEERRSHKEREQRIRDQQLKIENLSSLVSDGDRSSSQDSMKESPKDECNDFKTPCFKETSNNAFVAKRSNYSELPDFSPLPDSFSNVADEDTWFKMNKGYIADLDSLQTTPARKVQSFPPQDITPDCSNDNYKLELQNLKTQLELVIKEKVELQRKHEEEVQINSRLMGEICELKQELDLSNNSSESSKQRYGNLETEFQKLKEERDSLLQTVSESSKNITFLTDQKENILKDLNCEVQRRKDLEVEIKQFSVAFASRQRSLASIHGEFKSKIEKLRAENLVRY, from the exons aTGGCTGAGAAGATCTGTGTAGCTGTGAGAGTACGACCTTCGATCTCTGAAGAATCTCCTTCTGGAACTTTCTGGAAAATCGAAGATAATCGTATCTCTCTTCACAAGCTCCATGGCACTCCCATTTCTGGCCTCTCTTACGCTTTCG ATCATGTATTCGATGAAAGTTGTTCAAATTCAAAGGTTTATGAGCTTCTTACCAAGGATGTTATTCATGCCGCTGTCGATGGCTTTAACG GGACTGCATTTGCGTATGGACAAACGAGTAGTGGTAAGACCTATACTATGAATGGTTCATTGAACGATCCAGGAATTATTCATCGAGCTGTTAATGATGTGTTTCAGAAAATACAGATG ATTTCTGATCGGGAGTTTCTCATCCGAGTTTCTTACATGGAAATTTATAATGAAGAAATTAACGACCTTTTCGCTGTAGAGAATCAGAAATTGCCGATTCATGAGAGTTTGGAG cGAGGGATATTCGTTGCGGGTCTCAGAGAAGAAATTGTGAACAATGCTGAACAAGTGATAAAGCTCCTAGAGTCAGGAGAAG TTAATAGGCATTTTGGTGAGACAAATATGAATGCACGAAGTAGTAGGTCTCATACAATATTCAGAATG GTGATAGAAAGCAAGGGAATTGATACAGGCTCCGGTGATTATTCGAGCAGCGATGCCATACGCGTGTCGATTTTG AATTTGGTAGATTTGGCTGGTTCTGAGCGAATTGCTAAAACTGGAGCTGGTGGAGTACGTTTGAAGGAAGGAAAGTATATTAACAAGAGCTTAATGGTTCTTGGTAATGTAATTAATAAACTTAGTAACGGTGCAAAACAAAG GGCACATATTCCTTATCGTGATAGTAAATTAACCCGCATACTCCAAACTGCTCTAGGTGGAAATGCAAAAACTTCAATTATATGTACTGTAGCACCAGAAGAG GTTCACGTTGAGGAAACTAAGGGAACTCTCCAGTTTGCTAGCAGAGCTAAGCGCATTACTAATTGCGCTCAAGTGAATGAG ATATTGACAGATGCAGCCTTACTGAAAAGGCAACAGTTAGAGATAGAGGACCTGCGCAGGAAGCTTCAG GGGTCTCGTTCTGAAGTACTGGAACAAGAGATATTAAAGCTGAGGAACGACATGCTTAAg TATGAACTAGAACGTGAGAAACTTGAGATGGAACTGGAAGAGGAAAGAAGATCACACAAGGAGCGCGAACAGCGTATTAGAGACCAACAGCTGAAGATCGAAAATCTAAGTAGTCTAGTTTCAGATGGTGATAGAAGTTCTAGTCAG GATTCCATGAAAGAAAGCCCGAAAGACGAATGCAATGACTTTAAAACCCCTTGTTTTAAAGAGACTAGCAACAACGCCTTTGTTGCCAAGCGATCAAATTATTCAGAGTTACCGGATTTCAGTCCTCTTCCAGATTCTTTTAGCAATGTAGCTGATGAAGACACTTGGTTCAAAATGAATAAAGGCTACATTGCAGACCTTGATTCACTCCAAACGACACCCGCAAGAAAAGTTCAATCATTTCCACCCCAAGATATAACTCCT GATTGCTCAAATGATAACTACAAACTAGAACTCCAAAATCTCAAGACACAGCTAGAACTTGTCATCAAAGAGAAAGTTGAACTCCAG AGAAAACATGAAGAAGAAGTACAAATAAACAGCAGATTAATGGGAGAAATATGTGAACTTAAACAAGAACTAGATCTCAGTAACAACTCTTCAGAGTCCTCAAAACAAAGATACGGCAACTTGGAAACAGAATTTCAAAAGTTAAAAGAAGAACGAGATTCGTTGCTGCAAACAGTCTCCGAATCATCGAAGAACATAACGTTCCTAACCGATCAAAAGGAAAACATTTTGAAGGACTTGAACTGTGAAGTACAAAGAAGGAAAGATCTGGAAGTAGAGATTAAACAATTCAGTGTTGCTTTTGCTTCACGGCAGAGATCACTGGCGTCGATTCACGGTGAGTTTAAATCTAAAATTGAGAAACTGAGAGCTGAAAATCTAGTAcggtattaa
- the LOC107930541 gene encoding kinesin-like protein KIN-7N isoform X3, whose translation MAEKICVAVRVRPSISEESPSGTFWKIEDNRISLHKLHGTPISGLSYAFDHVFDESCSNSKVYELLTKDVIHAAVDGFNGTAFAYGQTSSGKTYTMNGSLNDPGIIHRAVNDVFQKIQMISDREFLIRVSYMEIYNEEINDLFAVENQKLPIHESLERGIFVAGLREEIVNNAEQVIKLLESGEVNRHFGETNMNARSSRSHTIFRMVIESKGIDTGSGDYSSSDAIRVSILNLVDLAGSERIAKTGAGGVRLKEGKYINKSLMVLGNVINKLSNGAKQRAHIPYRDSKLTRILQTALGGNAKTSIICTVAPEEVHVEETKGTLQFASRAKRITNCAQVNEILTDAALLKRQQLEIEDLRRKLQGSRSEVLEQEILKLRNDMLKYELEREKLEMELEEERRSHKEREQRIRDQQLKIENLSSLVSDGDRSSSQDSMKESPKDECNDFKTPCFKETSNNAFVAKRSNYSELPDFSPLPDSFSNVADEDTWFKMNKGYIADLDSLQTTPARKVQSFPPQDITPDCSNDNYKLELQNLKTQLELVIKEKVELQVEKT comes from the exons aTGGCTGAGAAGATCTGTGTAGCTGTGAGAGTACGACCTTCGATCTCTGAAGAATCTCCTTCTGGAACTTTCTGGAAAATCGAAGATAATCGTATCTCTCTTCACAAGCTCCATGGCACTCCCATTTCTGGCCTCTCTTACGCTTTCG ATCATGTATTCGATGAAAGTTGTTCAAATTCAAAGGTTTATGAGCTTCTTACCAAGGATGTTATTCATGCCGCTGTCGATGGCTTTAACG GGACTGCATTTGCGTATGGACAAACGAGTAGTGGTAAGACCTATACTATGAATGGTTCATTGAACGATCCAGGAATTATTCATCGAGCTGTTAATGATGTGTTTCAGAAAATACAGATG ATTTCTGATCGGGAGTTTCTCATCCGAGTTTCTTACATGGAAATTTATAATGAAGAAATTAACGACCTTTTCGCTGTAGAGAATCAGAAATTGCCGATTCATGAGAGTTTGGAG cGAGGGATATTCGTTGCGGGTCTCAGAGAAGAAATTGTGAACAATGCTGAACAAGTGATAAAGCTCCTAGAGTCAGGAGAAG TTAATAGGCATTTTGGTGAGACAAATATGAATGCACGAAGTAGTAGGTCTCATACAATATTCAGAATG GTGATAGAAAGCAAGGGAATTGATACAGGCTCCGGTGATTATTCGAGCAGCGATGCCATACGCGTGTCGATTTTG AATTTGGTAGATTTGGCTGGTTCTGAGCGAATTGCTAAAACTGGAGCTGGTGGAGTACGTTTGAAGGAAGGAAAGTATATTAACAAGAGCTTAATGGTTCTTGGTAATGTAATTAATAAACTTAGTAACGGTGCAAAACAAAG GGCACATATTCCTTATCGTGATAGTAAATTAACCCGCATACTCCAAACTGCTCTAGGTGGAAATGCAAAAACTTCAATTATATGTACTGTAGCACCAGAAGAG GTTCACGTTGAGGAAACTAAGGGAACTCTCCAGTTTGCTAGCAGAGCTAAGCGCATTACTAATTGCGCTCAAGTGAATGAG ATATTGACAGATGCAGCCTTACTGAAAAGGCAACAGTTAGAGATAGAGGACCTGCGCAGGAAGCTTCAG GGGTCTCGTTCTGAAGTACTGGAACAAGAGATATTAAAGCTGAGGAACGACATGCTTAAg TATGAACTAGAACGTGAGAAACTTGAGATGGAACTGGAAGAGGAAAGAAGATCACACAAGGAGCGCGAACAGCGTATTAGAGACCAACAGCTGAAGATCGAAAATCTAAGTAGTCTAGTTTCAGATGGTGATAGAAGTTCTAGTCAG GATTCCATGAAAGAAAGCCCGAAAGACGAATGCAATGACTTTAAAACCCCTTGTTTTAAAGAGACTAGCAACAACGCCTTTGTTGCCAAGCGATCAAATTATTCAGAGTTACCGGATTTCAGTCCTCTTCCAGATTCTTTTAGCAATGTAGCTGATGAAGACACTTGGTTCAAAATGAATAAAGGCTACATTGCAGACCTTGATTCACTCCAAACGACACCCGCAAGAAAAGTTCAATCATTTCCACCCCAAGATATAACTCCT GATTGCTCAAATGATAACTACAAACTAGAACTCCAAAATCTCAAGACACAGCTAGAACTTGTCATCAAAGAGAAAGTTGAACTCCAGGTTG AGAAAACATGA
- the LOC107930541 gene encoding kinesin-like protein KIN-7N isoform X2, whose product MALPFLASLTLSIMYSMKVVQIQRFMSFLPRMLFMPLSMALTGLHLRMDKRVVMISDREFLIRVSYMEIYNEEINDLFAVENQKLPIHESLERGIFVAGLREEIVNNAEQVIKLLESGEVNRHFGETNMNARSSRSHTIFRMVIESKGIDTGSGDYSSSDAIRVSILNLVDLAGSERIAKTGAGGVRLKEGKYINKSLMVLGNVINKLSNGAKQRAHIPYRDSKLTRILQTALGGNAKTSIICTVAPEEVHVEETKGTLQFASRAKRITNCAQVNEILTDAALLKRQQLEIEDLRRKLQGSRSEVLEQEILKLRNDMLKYELEREKLEMELEEERRSHKEREQRIRDQQLKIENLSSLVSDGDRSSSQDSMKESPKDECNDFKTPCFKETSNNAFVAKRSNYSELPDFSPLPDSFSNVADEDTWFKMNKGYIADLDSLQTTPARKVQSFPPQDITPDCSNDNYKLELQNLKTQLELVIKEKVELQRKHEEEVQINSRLMGEICELKQELDLSNNSSESSKQRYGNLETEFQKLKEERDSLLQTVSESSKNITFLTDQKENILKDLNCEVQRRKDLEVEIKQFSVAFASRQRSLASIHGEFKSKIEKLRAENLVRY is encoded by the exons ATGGCACTCCCATTTCTGGCCTCTCTTACGCTTTCG ATCATGTATTCGATGAAAGTTGTTCAAATTCAAAGGTTTATGAGCTTCTTACCAAGGATGTTATTCATGCCGCTGTCGATGGCTTTAACG GGACTGCATTTGCGTATGGACAAACGAGTAGTG ATG ATTTCTGATCGGGAGTTTCTCATCCGAGTTTCTTACATGGAAATTTATAATGAAGAAATTAACGACCTTTTCGCTGTAGAGAATCAGAAATTGCCGATTCATGAGAGTTTGGAG cGAGGGATATTCGTTGCGGGTCTCAGAGAAGAAATTGTGAACAATGCTGAACAAGTGATAAAGCTCCTAGAGTCAGGAGAAG TTAATAGGCATTTTGGTGAGACAAATATGAATGCACGAAGTAGTAGGTCTCATACAATATTCAGAATG GTGATAGAAAGCAAGGGAATTGATACAGGCTCCGGTGATTATTCGAGCAGCGATGCCATACGCGTGTCGATTTTG AATTTGGTAGATTTGGCTGGTTCTGAGCGAATTGCTAAAACTGGAGCTGGTGGAGTACGTTTGAAGGAAGGAAAGTATATTAACAAGAGCTTAATGGTTCTTGGTAATGTAATTAATAAACTTAGTAACGGTGCAAAACAAAG GGCACATATTCCTTATCGTGATAGTAAATTAACCCGCATACTCCAAACTGCTCTAGGTGGAAATGCAAAAACTTCAATTATATGTACTGTAGCACCAGAAGAG GTTCACGTTGAGGAAACTAAGGGAACTCTCCAGTTTGCTAGCAGAGCTAAGCGCATTACTAATTGCGCTCAAGTGAATGAG ATATTGACAGATGCAGCCTTACTGAAAAGGCAACAGTTAGAGATAGAGGACCTGCGCAGGAAGCTTCAG GGGTCTCGTTCTGAAGTACTGGAACAAGAGATATTAAAGCTGAGGAACGACATGCTTAAg TATGAACTAGAACGTGAGAAACTTGAGATGGAACTGGAAGAGGAAAGAAGATCACACAAGGAGCGCGAACAGCGTATTAGAGACCAACAGCTGAAGATCGAAAATCTAAGTAGTCTAGTTTCAGATGGTGATAGAAGTTCTAGTCAG GATTCCATGAAAGAAAGCCCGAAAGACGAATGCAATGACTTTAAAACCCCTTGTTTTAAAGAGACTAGCAACAACGCCTTTGTTGCCAAGCGATCAAATTATTCAGAGTTACCGGATTTCAGTCCTCTTCCAGATTCTTTTAGCAATGTAGCTGATGAAGACACTTGGTTCAAAATGAATAAAGGCTACATTGCAGACCTTGATTCACTCCAAACGACACCCGCAAGAAAAGTTCAATCATTTCCACCCCAAGATATAACTCCT GATTGCTCAAATGATAACTACAAACTAGAACTCCAAAATCTCAAGACACAGCTAGAACTTGTCATCAAAGAGAAAGTTGAACTCCAG AGAAAACATGAAGAAGAAGTACAAATAAACAGCAGATTAATGGGAGAAATATGTGAACTTAAACAAGAACTAGATCTCAGTAACAACTCTTCAGAGTCCTCAAAACAAAGATACGGCAACTTGGAAACAGAATTTCAAAAGTTAAAAGAAGAACGAGATTCGTTGCTGCAAACAGTCTCCGAATCATCGAAGAACATAACGTTCCTAACCGATCAAAAGGAAAACATTTTGAAGGACTTGAACTGTGAAGTACAAAGAAGGAAAGATCTGGAAGTAGAGATTAAACAATTCAGTGTTGCTTTTGCTTCACGGCAGAGATCACTGGCGTCGATTCACGGTGAGTTTAAATCTAAAATTGAGAAACTGAGAGCTGAAAATCTAGTAcggtattaa